A genomic window from Anoplolepis gracilipes chromosome 6, ASM4749672v1, whole genome shotgun sequence includes:
- the LOC140666858 gene encoding 7SK snRNA methylphosphate capping enzyme isoform X1 has protein sequence MNDRTSPECRKCRDLYKMSSVQLDRPPKLGQNNKKENEKSRKPFSLSHKKHNKHDDNRHFKFSNRKRPQSSFNSNGKFFPPYKRRKKEGAIIPPTKFLLGGNICDPLNLNSMQDEEINRAMNAVTPKSSPLPTPKHKKEIIEVIIPPNIYDPLNLTNCNDNEEYEKQLISPTKRNSKRRNKKRKRASSGSGKDDTKMMESSETNKLKEIEGNNAVVESSTERLSNERISLEEAQNVQDESLLKENKIESPQKDKNRLRLKGLEEIKDKRLRKIDTKDKIVSPVIPQPGAWKPRPQHRPSQDKKKKQQHAMPNFRPKDARYQYGNYNRYYGYRNPHHEIDFRLKVFAQRKELFLRKDILDIGCNIGHITLSVARDFGAKSVTGIDIDRTLINIARKNVKHYVNCVQSPASSEDNDRDSSDASFFPMSMPISYGPVDIPGFTKNKQHKGFPYNVTFVQGNYVLEDDSLLCAEQPQFDTILCLSITKWIHLNFGDAGLKQAFKRMHAQLRPGGVLVLEPQGWASYIKKKNLTERIYKNYHSIEFLPHKFTQYLLSSEVGFCKCEVVSIPPHPSKGFQRPIHLFTKTGGPSFTTERTDNDINDSLSNRQERIMRRGQEEICDIERIKYELELFPKENVNRGNMSEISQHSGDLNQYEQLANVYAPSATPCYDTPSRNSDSQPLDSQSLDTSRIKEDKEEVS, from the exons atgAACGACCGAACTTCGCCGGAGTGTAGAAAGTGTAGAGA tTTGTACAAAATGTCTTCTGTACAATTGGATCGGCCTCCAAAATTGGGTCAAAACAACAagaaagagaatgaaaaaTCTAGAAAACCTTTCAGTCTTTCGCATAAGAAACATAACAAGCACGATGACAATCGTCACTTCAAATTCAGCAACAGAAAACGACCTCAAAGCAGTTTTAACAGCAATGGAAAATTCTTTCCTCCCTATAAACGTAGAAAGAAGGAAGGTGCAATTATACCACCCACGAAATTTTTACTTGGAGGCAACATTTGTGatcctttaaatttaaatagtatgCAAGATGAAGAAATAAATCGAGCTATGAATGCAGTAACTCCAAAATCAAGTCCACTTCCTACTCCAAAGCacaaaaaagagattattgaAGTGATTATTCCACCAAATATTTATGATCCTTTGAATTTGACAAATTGTAATGACAATGAAGAGTACGAGAAACAATTAATATCGCCCACAAAGAGAAATTCTAAacgaagaaacaaaaaaagaaagagagcctCTTCTGGATCAGGAAAGGATGATACAAAGATG atggaGTCAAGCGAAACTaacaaattgaaagaaattgaAGGAAACAATGCAGTGGTTGAATCATCAACAGAAAGACTTTCTAATGAAAGAATTAGTTTAGAAGAAGCACAAAATGTGCAAGATGAAAGTTTACTGAAGGAAAATAAGATAGAGAGTCCTCAGAAAGACAAAAATAGATTACGATTAAAAGGTTTAGAGGAAATAAAGGATAAAAGATTGAGAAAAATTGACACAAAGGATAAAATAGTGAGCCCAGTAATTCCACAGCCTGGTGCTTGGAAACCCAGACCACAACATAGGCCCAGTCAGGACAAGAAGAAGAAACAGCAACATGCAATGCCTAATTTTAGGCCCAAAGATGCTAGATATCAATATGGAAATTACAATAGATATTATGGATATAGAAATCCTCATCATGAAATAGATTTTAGGTTGAAAGTGTTTGCACAGCGAAAGGAACTGTTCTTGCGGAAAGATATTCTAGACATTGGATGCAATATTGGTCACATTACATTGTCAGTTGCCAGAGATTTTGGTGCCAAAAGTGTTACAGGGATTGATATTGATAGAACTTTAATAAACATTGCTCGAAAAAATGTGAAACACTATGTTAATTGTGTTCAAAGTCCTGCAAGCAGTGAAGATAATGATAGGGATTCTTCGGATGCTAGCTTCTTTCCTATGTCGATGCCAATTAGTTATGGACCTGTAGATATTCCAGGATTTACAAAGAATAAGCAACATAAGGGATTCCCTTACAACGTCACTTTTGTGCag GGTAATTATGTGCTTGAGGATGATTCACTTTTGTGTGCGGAACAACCACAATTCGACACAATTTTATGTCTTTCCATTACCAAATGGATTCATTTGAATTTTGGCGATGCTGGATTAAAACAAGCTTTTAAGCGTATGCACGCTCAATTACGCCCAGGAGGAGTCCTCGTTTTGGAACCTCAGGGTTGGGCCAGctatattaagaaaaagaatctcACA gagcggatctataaaaattatcatagcATCGAGTTCCTGCCACACAAGTTTACACAATATCTTCTATCTTCCGAAGTTGGGTTTTGCAAGTGCGAAGTTGTTTCTATTCCGCCTCATCCTTCTAAAGGATTTCAACGACCTATACATCTTTTCACTAAGACTGGTGGCCCCTCTTTTACTACCGAACGAACTGATAATGATATCAATGATTCGTTGTCGAATCGCCAAGAGAGGATAATGAGAAGAGGTCAGGAAGAAATTTGTGACATAGAGAGAATCAAATACGAACTGGAATTATTTCCAAAAGAAAATGTCAATAGAGGCAATATGTCAGAGATTAGTCAACACAGTGGAGATTTGAATCAATATGAGCAATTAGCGAATGTTTACGCACCCAGCGCGACACCATGTTATGATACTCCAAGTCGCAATAGTGATAGTCAACCTTTGGATAGTCAGTCTTTGGACACATCGAgaataaaagaagataaagaagaagtttcataa
- the LOC140666858 gene encoding 7SK snRNA methylphosphate capping enzyme isoform X2: MSSVQLDRPPKLGQNNKKENEKSRKPFSLSHKKHNKHDDNRHFKFSNRKRPQSSFNSNGKFFPPYKRRKKEGAIIPPTKFLLGGNICDPLNLNSMQDEEINRAMNAVTPKSSPLPTPKHKKEIIEVIIPPNIYDPLNLTNCNDNEEYEKQLISPTKRNSKRRNKKRKRASSGSGKDDTKMMESSETNKLKEIEGNNAVVESSTERLSNERISLEEAQNVQDESLLKENKIESPQKDKNRLRLKGLEEIKDKRLRKIDTKDKIVSPVIPQPGAWKPRPQHRPSQDKKKKQQHAMPNFRPKDARYQYGNYNRYYGYRNPHHEIDFRLKVFAQRKELFLRKDILDIGCNIGHITLSVARDFGAKSVTGIDIDRTLINIARKNVKHYVNCVQSPASSEDNDRDSSDASFFPMSMPISYGPVDIPGFTKNKQHKGFPYNVTFVQGNYVLEDDSLLCAEQPQFDTILCLSITKWIHLNFGDAGLKQAFKRMHAQLRPGGVLVLEPQGWASYIKKKNLTERIYKNYHSIEFLPHKFTQYLLSSEVGFCKCEVVSIPPHPSKGFQRPIHLFTKTGGPSFTTERTDNDINDSLSNRQERIMRRGQEEICDIERIKYELELFPKENVNRGNMSEISQHSGDLNQYEQLANVYAPSATPCYDTPSRNSDSQPLDSQSLDTSRIKEDKEEVS; encoded by the exons ATGTCTTCTGTACAATTGGATCGGCCTCCAAAATTGGGTCAAAACAACAagaaagagaatgaaaaaTCTAGAAAACCTTTCAGTCTTTCGCATAAGAAACATAACAAGCACGATGACAATCGTCACTTCAAATTCAGCAACAGAAAACGACCTCAAAGCAGTTTTAACAGCAATGGAAAATTCTTTCCTCCCTATAAACGTAGAAAGAAGGAAGGTGCAATTATACCACCCACGAAATTTTTACTTGGAGGCAACATTTGTGatcctttaaatttaaatagtatgCAAGATGAAGAAATAAATCGAGCTATGAATGCAGTAACTCCAAAATCAAGTCCACTTCCTACTCCAAAGCacaaaaaagagattattgaAGTGATTATTCCACCAAATATTTATGATCCTTTGAATTTGACAAATTGTAATGACAATGAAGAGTACGAGAAACAATTAATATCGCCCACAAAGAGAAATTCTAAacgaagaaacaaaaaaagaaagagagcctCTTCTGGATCAGGAAAGGATGATACAAAGATG atggaGTCAAGCGAAACTaacaaattgaaagaaattgaAGGAAACAATGCAGTGGTTGAATCATCAACAGAAAGACTTTCTAATGAAAGAATTAGTTTAGAAGAAGCACAAAATGTGCAAGATGAAAGTTTACTGAAGGAAAATAAGATAGAGAGTCCTCAGAAAGACAAAAATAGATTACGATTAAAAGGTTTAGAGGAAATAAAGGATAAAAGATTGAGAAAAATTGACACAAAGGATAAAATAGTGAGCCCAGTAATTCCACAGCCTGGTGCTTGGAAACCCAGACCACAACATAGGCCCAGTCAGGACAAGAAGAAGAAACAGCAACATGCAATGCCTAATTTTAGGCCCAAAGATGCTAGATATCAATATGGAAATTACAATAGATATTATGGATATAGAAATCCTCATCATGAAATAGATTTTAGGTTGAAAGTGTTTGCACAGCGAAAGGAACTGTTCTTGCGGAAAGATATTCTAGACATTGGATGCAATATTGGTCACATTACATTGTCAGTTGCCAGAGATTTTGGTGCCAAAAGTGTTACAGGGATTGATATTGATAGAACTTTAATAAACATTGCTCGAAAAAATGTGAAACACTATGTTAATTGTGTTCAAAGTCCTGCAAGCAGTGAAGATAATGATAGGGATTCTTCGGATGCTAGCTTCTTTCCTATGTCGATGCCAATTAGTTATGGACCTGTAGATATTCCAGGATTTACAAAGAATAAGCAACATAAGGGATTCCCTTACAACGTCACTTTTGTGCag GGTAATTATGTGCTTGAGGATGATTCACTTTTGTGTGCGGAACAACCACAATTCGACACAATTTTATGTCTTTCCATTACCAAATGGATTCATTTGAATTTTGGCGATGCTGGATTAAAACAAGCTTTTAAGCGTATGCACGCTCAATTACGCCCAGGAGGAGTCCTCGTTTTGGAACCTCAGGGTTGGGCCAGctatattaagaaaaagaatctcACA gagcggatctataaaaattatcatagcATCGAGTTCCTGCCACACAAGTTTACACAATATCTTCTATCTTCCGAAGTTGGGTTTTGCAAGTGCGAAGTTGTTTCTATTCCGCCTCATCCTTCTAAAGGATTTCAACGACCTATACATCTTTTCACTAAGACTGGTGGCCCCTCTTTTACTACCGAACGAACTGATAATGATATCAATGATTCGTTGTCGAATCGCCAAGAGAGGATAATGAGAAGAGGTCAGGAAGAAATTTGTGACATAGAGAGAATCAAATACGAACTGGAATTATTTCCAAAAGAAAATGTCAATAGAGGCAATATGTCAGAGATTAGTCAACACAGTGGAGATTTGAATCAATATGAGCAATTAGCGAATGTTTACGCACCCAGCGCGACACCATGTTATGATACTCCAAGTCGCAATAGTGATAGTCAACCTTTGGATAGTCAGTCTTTGGACACATCGAgaataaaagaagataaagaagaagtttcataa